ACATGTCTTGATAATATCTACATTTCTTATAGCATTCGGAGTATTTATGTTTATACTCATTGAATTCGGAATAATCTAACTACCCTTTTCTTAATAACTTTTTTATAACAAAAGAGTATTATCTATTTTTTTGAATTATACACTAATTTTTGAACCTGCTCTGATCTACTCATAGCATTTTCTAAAATTCTATCTGAAGTAATAATAGTAGCAAGAGGCTCACCCTTCTTAAACATGTAATCCTGCTTTGAAATATCATGTACAAAAGGAATATTAGATAAATCATAATAACCCTTATTTAAACAATAAGGTATCAACTTAACAGAAAACTGTTGAACACTAGGTATATCTACATGAACATCATTACAGGAATTAATATGAGCTTCTGCCAGATTCATCTTAAAACTACGCTCTACTAATTCAAATGTACCCTGAATTCTAGGATTAACCTCAATAACATATACATTATTATTATTCAAAATAAAATCCACTCCATTAGACCCAACTAATTTACACATCATAGAAATCTTAGCAGAAATATTAACAATTTTATCAGAAGGTTTAATATATGGAGTTACATTACCGCAATACTTAAAATCAGCACCACCTAACCTCTTAGAACCAATAATCTGATCAGAAGTAGTAATCATCTCAATATCATGGTTAGGATAAGATAAAAAGGAACTGCTCACTGAATCGCCGTTTATAAATTCCTGAAGTATAAAATCACCATCAATAGATAAATTCTCATTATACCATGTTATACCCATACCGCCAGAACCATAAACCGGTTTTACAATAAATTGTTTATCAGGGAAATTAGCTACAATCTCCCCAGCTTCCTCAATATCTGTTAACTTATATGTATCAGGTAAAAGAAAATTCTTATGTAATAATTTGAATAATTTATATTTATTATTAATAAAATCAGTGTCAACATTACCTATTATCTTATTTCTAGGAAAACGAGATACATCAACATCACTATTACATATAATATAATCAACTTCATTAACATACTCTAATGCTAAATCTTCTAG
This genomic interval from Candidatus Methanosphaera massiliense contains the following:
- a CDS encoding ATP-grasp domain-containing protein, which encodes MKILEDLALEYVNEVDYIICNSDVDVSRFPRNKIIGNVDTDFINNKYKLFKLLHKNFLLPDTYKLTDIEEAGEIVANFPDKQFIVKPVYGSGGMGITWYNENLSIDGDFILQEFINGDSVSSSFLSYPNHDIEMITTSDQIIGSKRLGGADFKYCGNVTPYIKPSDKIVNISAKISMMCKLVGSNGVDFILNNNNVYVIEVNPRIQGTFELVERSFKMNLAEAHINSCNDVHVDIPSVQQFSVKLIPYCLNKGYYDLSNIPFVHDISKQDYMFKKGEPLATIITSDRILENAMSRSEQVQKLVYNSKK